The following proteins come from a genomic window of Ictalurus furcatus strain D&B chromosome 12, Billie_1.0, whole genome shotgun sequence:
- the LOC128616002 gene encoding zinc finger BED domain-containing protein 4-like isoform X1 produces MSAVWKHFKVSEKDGRMAVCRQCSAELSRGGTSGKTYSTTSLIYHLKSRHPEQYAEYEKDTGAAAAAKRKVPPSTPTPSVADFLEKAKKFAKNSAKAKGITKKIMEFIALDDQPFSVVEDVGFRRLIEYIEPRYTMPSRRYFSDVCLPEMYNVVSTHVHELLTTDIAAFSFTTDIWSSDVSPTSMLSLTAQWIDTDFKLQKVVLHSQEIRGSHTAEAISEAFAYMFDTWRIDRSKVHAVVSDNARNMVKAMEDSDLKGIRCMAHTIQLAVNEGVMSQRSIADVIAIGRKIVGHFKHSPLAYARLQSIQEQFAMPTKRLQQDVSTRWSSTYYMLESLFAQKRVLAAYIADYDLPATFTAHQWVLIQNVLSLLAPFEQLTKEISSSEASVADVIPFLAALKRLLNKEAETDHRVKTTKSALFEAVNTRFSQAASEPLYCIATVLDPRYKEHYLDVGTKQRTREMIQAELDLGKPLGDGDGQGTHGAGDGGDSAERKMSRTDEPRTASLSDMFDEILQENNTNARPRRSSTAQQLDDYLSEVPIPRSNNPLEYWRTDQGRFPDLAQMARRYLSAPCTSTDSERLFSAASRVLDEKSNRLECGKAEKLLFIKKNLTLFLKKLNVKSTETESSAPTCDQTVSLQRVTRGDSKDASVSRGARVLREAEEPEPQTFSTVDVKRRTMGSGIQCPYCRYRCGSKFSFQIHVGSQHPLHCEDVSVGRLGKVIFYQRTAKLFHCHICFYTSKDYAVLFEHLLARHCFSVRKAVQTDKGDEVTDKDDTEVREQDRSPNPEIKPDNDNTTEQHEHETSNADSLKRKRSSGSSGEDGDEDTNVPDIIQAANEEQTSAVEQFSECSGAPYYDCKFCKQRCKSKDSLLRHISCKHDVPKPHACKECSETFMLESLLTHHVNLHHRQKLYQCPYCLFESSLQGLHQHLSQCRAVERNEDKGDVGTEEKE; encoded by the exons ATGTCGGCAGTGTGGAAGCATTTTAAAGTGTCGGAGAAAGATGGAAGAATGGCCGTTTGCAGACAGTGTTCTGCTGAACTGTCTAGAGGGGGTACATCTGGAAAAACATACAGCACTACAAGcttaatttatcatttaaaatcaagGCACCCTGAACAGTATGCAGAATACGAGAAAGACACAggggcagcagcagcagcgaaAAGAAAAGTTCCTCCCAGTACACCCACTCCATCTGTGGCTGACTTCTTAGAAAAGGCTAAAAAGTTTGCCAAGAACAGTGCCAAAGCTAAAGGCATTACTAAAAAGATTATGGAATTCATCGCCTTGGATGATCAACCATTCTCGGTTGTAGAGGACGTTGGATTTCGCAGGCTTATAGAGTATATTGAGCCCCGTTACACCATGCCTAGTAGGCGGTATTTCTCAGACGTGTGCTTACCTGAGATGTATAATGTCGTTTCAACTCACGTCCACGAGCTCTTGACTACAGATATTGCAGCCTTCAGCTTCACGACAGATATATGGAGCTCAGATGTAAGCCCCACCAGTATGCTGAGTTTAACCGCACAGTGGATCGACACAGATTTCAAGCTACAAAAGGTTGTGCTTCACTCACAAGAGATTAGGGGGTCCCATACAGCTGAAGCCATCTCCGAGGCATTCGCCTACATGTTTGACACTTGGCGTATCGATCGATCTAAAGTGCATGCGGTAGTCAGTGACAACGCAAGAAATATGGTCAAAGCCATGGAAGACAGCGATCTGAAAGGCATACGGTGCATGGCACACACGATTCAACTAGCAGTCAACGAGGGGGTGATGAGTCAGCGCAGTATAGCGGATGTGATAGCTATAGGCAGGAAAATAGTTGGCCACTTTAAGCATTCCCCGCTTGCCTATGCGCGCCTACAATCTATCCAAGAGCAGTTTGCGATGCCAACAAAACGTCTCCAACAAGATGTAAGCACAAGATGGAGCAGTACATATTATATGCTGGAAAGCCTTTTTGCACAAAAGCGAGTACTGGCTGCATACATAGCAGATTATGATCTGCCCGCGACATTCACCGCACACCAGTGGGTGTTAATCCAGAACGTTCTCTCTCTTCTTGCCCCCTTTGAGCAACTAACAAAAGAGATAAGCTCATCTGAGGCATCTGTGGCAGATGTTATCCCCTTCCTTGCAGCGCTAAAGCGTCTTCTAAACAAAGAGGCTGAAACGGACCACAGAGTGAAAACAACTAAAAGTGCACTCTTCGAGGCCGTCAACACACGATTTAGTCAGGCGGCCTCCGAACCCTTGTACTGCATCGCGACTGTACTTGACCCACGATATAAAGAGCATTACTTGGATGTGGGGACGAAGCAGCGCACACGAGAAATGATCCAGGCCGAGTTGGATTTGGGAAAGCCACTTGGTGATGGAGACGGTCAGGGGACGCACGGCGCAGGAGATGGGGGAGACAGCGCAGAGAGAAAAATGTCCCGCACAGATGAGCCGCGTACAGCCTCGCTGTCTGACATGTTCGATGAGATCCTCCAAGAGAATAACACGAATGCAAGACCGAGGAGAAGCTCAACCGCTCAACAGTTAGATGATTACCTCTCAGAAGTCCCCATCCCCAGGAGCAATAACCCTCTGGAATATTGGAGGACCGATCAAGGTCGCTTTCCCGACCTGGCACAGATGGCACGCAG GTACTTGTCTGCTCCATGCACAAGCACTGACAGCGAGAGACTGTTTAGCGCTGCATCTCGTGTCCTCGACGAGAAGAGTAACCGACTTGAATGTGGGAAAGCAGAGAAGCTACTTTTCATAAAGAAGAACCTGACACTTTTCCTAAAGAA GTTGAATGTGAAGAGCACGGAGACAGAAAGCTCCGCACCAACCTGTGATCAGACTGTTTCTCTACAG AGAGTGACCCGGGGTGATAGTAAAGATGCCTCGGTTAGTCGAGGAGCTCGTGTTCTCAGAGAGGCTGAAGAGCCTGAACCTCAGACGTTCTCCACGGTAGATGTGAAGCGGCGGACGATGGGCTCTGGAATACAGTGTCCCTACTGCCGCTACAGATGCGGCTCTAAGTTCTCGTTCCAGATCCACGTCGGCTCGCAGCACCCTCTCCACTGTGAGGACGTGTCTGTGGGCCGGTTGGGTAAAGTCATTTTCTACCAGCGCACGGCCAAACTCTTCCACTGCCACATCTGCTTCTACACATCCAAGGACTACGCAGTACTGTTCGAGCACCTGCTGGCGAGGCACTGCTTCAGTGTGAGGAAAGCTGTGCAGACGGATAAAGGCGATGAAGTGACGGATAAGGACGACACCGAGGTCCGGGAGCAGGACAGGAGTCCTAATCCTGAGATAAAACCTGACAATGACAACACTACAGAACAACACGAACATGAAACCTCCAACGCGGACTCTCTGAAGAGAAAGCGAAGCTCTGGGTCTAGTGGTGAAGACGGGGACGAAGACACGAACGTGCCAGACATCATTCAAGCAGCTAATGAGGAGCAAACGTCTGCTGTCGAGCAGTTCTCGGAGTGCTCGGGTGCCCCGTATTACGACTGCAAGTTCTGCAAACAGCGCTGTAAGAGTAAAGACTCGTTACTGCGCCACATCAGCTGCAAACATGACGTGCCTAAACCACACGCTTGTAAAGAGTGCAGTGAGACCTTCATGCTGGAGAGTCTCCTGACACACCACGTCAACCTGCACCACAGACAGAAACTCTACCAGTGTCCTTACTGTCTGTTTGAGTCCAGTCTCCAAGGCCTCCATCAGCACCTCAGCCAGTGCAGAGCGGTGGAGAGGAACGAGGACAAAGGAGACGTGGGAACTGAAGAAAAGGAATGA